From the Pseudomonas sp. SORT22 genome, one window contains:
- the tsaB gene encoding tRNA (adenosine(37)-N6)-threonylcarbamoyltransferase complex dimerization subunit type 1 TsaB, with amino-acid sequence MTTLLALDTATEACSVALLHDGKVSSHYEVIPRLHAQKLLPMIQQLLADAGVTLQQLDAIAFGRGPGAFTGVRIAIGVVQGLAFALERPVLPVSNLAVLAQRAMREQGVQQVAAAIDARMDEVYWGCYRNVDGEMRLQGKEAVLPPEQVALPEGASGDWFGAGTGWGYAERLAVKACGQDASLLPHAQDLLSLATFAWQRGEAIAADLAQPVYLRDKVATPKAR; translated from the coding sequence ATGACCACCTTGCTGGCCCTCGACACCGCCACCGAAGCCTGCTCCGTTGCCTTGCTGCATGATGGCAAGGTTTCCAGCCACTATGAGGTGATCCCGCGCCTGCACGCGCAGAAGCTGCTGCCGATGATCCAGCAACTGCTGGCCGATGCCGGCGTCACCCTGCAACAGCTCGATGCCATCGCCTTCGGTCGTGGCCCGGGCGCCTTCACTGGCGTGCGCATTGCCATTGGCGTGGTCCAGGGCCTGGCCTTCGCCCTGGAGCGGCCGGTACTGCCGGTGTCCAACCTGGCCGTGCTGGCCCAGCGCGCGATGCGTGAGCAGGGCGTGCAGCAAGTGGCGGCGGCAATCGATGCGCGCATGGACGAGGTCTACTGGGGCTGCTATCGCAACGTTGACGGCGAAATGCGCCTGCAGGGCAAGGAGGCGGTGCTGCCACCGGAGCAGGTGGCCTTGCCCGAGGGTGCCAGCGGCGACTGGTTTGGCGCGGGCACTGGCTGGGGCTATGCCGAGCGCCTGGCGGTCAAGGCCTGCGGCCAGGACGCCAGCCTGCTGCCCCATGCCCAGGACCTGCTGAGCCTGGCGACCTTCGCCTGGCAGCGCGGCGAGGCGATTGCCGCCGACCTCGCGCAACCTGTGTACCTGCGCGACAAGGTGGCCACGCCGAAAGCGCGCTGA
- a CDS encoding energy transducer TonB, translating to MTDILQLNSGYISPVGDYGRHNTQALGGISHLWQDFFARALAEQQGPEDAAKAVATEQFDKVTGEPLGGSQVLAQIHNQRLCDVHDTELAPPEPLFLPIAELEPELLEKLAPPFSAAELIEQQRQLDISNTWVRPVVMSQGHPLPAPGPAPQAKPLYLPIAEFEMDLLDKAPEPFDDATMAVQQSQLDFDNRWARPVVLNNVRIAA from the coding sequence ATGACCGACATTCTTCAGCTCAACTCAGGTTATATCTCGCCCGTCGGCGACTATGGCCGGCACAATACCCAGGCACTGGGCGGCATCAGCCACCTGTGGCAGGATTTTTTTGCCCGCGCCCTGGCTGAGCAGCAAGGTCCGGAGGACGCGGCCAAGGCCGTGGCCACCGAGCAGTTCGACAAGGTCACCGGCGAGCCGCTGGGCGGCAGCCAGGTGCTGGCGCAGATCCACAACCAGCGCCTGTGCGATGTGCACGACACCGAACTGGCCCCGCCAGAGCCGCTGTTCCTGCCGATCGCCGAGCTTGAGCCGGAGCTGCTGGAAAAACTCGCGCCGCCGTTCAGCGCCGCCGAACTGATCGAGCAACAGCGCCAGCTGGATATCAGCAACACCTGGGTACGCCCGGTAGTCATGAGCCAGGGCCACCCGCTGCCCGCACCCGGCCCGGCACCACAGGCCAAACCGTTGTACCTGCCGATCGCCGAGTTCGAGATGGACCTGCTGGACAAGGCGCCGGAGCCCTTCGACGACGCCACCATGGCCGTGCAGCAATCGCAGCTGGACTTCGACAACCGCTGGGCTCGCCCGGTGGTGCTGAACAACGTGCGCATCGCCGCCTGA
- the adk gene encoding adenylate kinase, producing MRVILLGAPGAGKGTQAKFITEKFGIPQISTGDMLRAAVKAGTPLGLEAKAIMDAGKLVSDELIINLVKDRIAQPDCANGFLFDGFPRTIPQAEALVTAGVELDAVVEIAVEDEEIVQRIAGRRVHEGSGRVYHVVYNPPKVEGKDDETGEALVQRKDDTEETVRHRLSVYHDQTKPLVDFYQKLSAANAGKPKYAHIEGVGSVDAITAKVLAALS from the coding sequence ATGCGCGTAATTCTGCTGGGAGCTCCCGGGGCCGGTAAAGGTACTCAGGCAAAGTTCATCACCGAAAAGTTCGGTATTCCACAGATTTCCACTGGCGACATGCTGCGCGCCGCGGTCAAGGCCGGCACCCCGCTGGGCCTGGAAGCCAAGGCGATCATGGACGCTGGCAAGCTGGTCTCCGACGAGCTGATCATCAACCTGGTCAAGGACCGTATTGCCCAGCCTGACTGCGCCAACGGCTTCCTGTTCGATGGCTTCCCGCGCACCATTCCTCAGGCTGAAGCCCTGGTGACTGCTGGCGTCGAGCTGGATGCCGTGGTCGAAATCGCTGTCGAAGACGAAGAAATCGTTCAGCGTATCGCTGGCCGCCGTGTGCACGAAGGTTCGGGCCGCGTTTACCACGTTGTCTACAACCCGCCAAAGGTTGAAGGCAAGGACGACGAAACCGGCGAAGCGCTGGTGCAGCGCAAAGACGACACCGAAGAAACCGTGCGTCATCGCCTGTCGGTCTACCACGACCAGACCAAGCCGCTGGTAGACTTCTACCAGAAGCTCTCGGCTGCCAACGCTGGCAAGCCGAAGTACGCGCATATCGAAGGCGTGGGCTCGGTTGACGCGATCACCGCCAAGGTCCTGGCCGCACTGAGCTGA
- a CDS encoding TetR/AcrR family transcriptional regulator, translating to MPKVTAATGPGRPKDLAKRQAILEAAKALFLTLGYANTSMDAVATAAGVSKLTVYSHFTDKETLFSSAVVATCTAQLPELIFELPEGVPLEQVLLKIGRGFQALISSDLSVKLHRLIMALGNQDPKLSQIFFEAGPLRVLHEMEALLRQVDARGLLRIELPANAAEHFFCLLKGAANFRLLLGYAPALDAEASEAHVQEVVALFMRAYRP from the coding sequence ATGCCCAAAGTCACCGCTGCTACCGGCCCCGGCCGGCCCAAGGACCTGGCAAAACGCCAGGCCATTCTCGAGGCAGCCAAGGCGCTGTTTCTAACCCTTGGCTATGCCAACACCAGCATGGATGCGGTCGCGACAGCGGCAGGTGTGTCAAAACTCACGGTCTACAGCCACTTTACCGACAAGGAGACGCTGTTCTCTTCGGCAGTGGTCGCCACCTGCACGGCGCAGTTGCCCGAGCTGATTTTCGAGCTGCCTGAAGGGGTTCCGCTGGAACAGGTGCTGCTGAAGATCGGCCGCGGCTTTCAGGCGCTGATCAGCAGCGACCTGTCGGTCAAGCTGCACCGGCTGATCATGGCCCTGGGCAATCAGGACCCGAAACTCAGCCAGATCTTCTTCGAGGCCGGCCCGTTGCGGGTGCTGCACGAGATGGAGGCGCTGCTGCGCCAGGTGGATGCCCGCGGGCTGCTGCGCATTGAATTGCCGGCCAACGCCGCCGAGCACTTCTTCTGCCTGCTCAAGGGCGCGGCCAACTTCCGCCTGTTGCTCGGCTATGCCCCGGCGCTGGATGCCGAGGCCTCCGAGGCCCATGTGCAAGAAGTGGTGGCGCTGTTCATGCGCGCTTACCGACCTTAA
- a CDS encoding extensin family protein yields MRKGLLAVLCLILLVALGAAWRLGWHLPDAWNPWAVLDVRQPPNLLTPYKLGRLEDDPQLCEQALATSSLRYRKQADSPANAPCPLENVVRVEGSSVRLSSSFLASCPLAVAYALFERHALQPAAQRAFAQPVVQVDHLGSFACRNMYNRKNGRLSQHATANALDIAGFRLADGQRIQLLKDWPGEGVKAKFLRDVHASACDSFNTVLGPEYNAAHRNHFHLDMGFWQICR; encoded by the coding sequence ATGCGCAAAGGATTGCTCGCGGTACTGTGTCTGATTCTGCTCGTTGCACTGGGTGCTGCCTGGCGCCTGGGCTGGCATCTGCCGGATGCCTGGAACCCCTGGGCGGTGCTGGATGTGCGCCAGCCGCCGAACCTGCTTACGCCGTATAAATTGGGCCGCCTTGAGGATGATCCGCAGCTGTGCGAGCAGGCCCTGGCCACCTCCAGCCTGCGCTACCGCAAGCAGGCCGACAGCCCCGCCAATGCGCCGTGCCCCCTGGAAAACGTGGTGCGCGTCGAAGGCTCGTCGGTGCGCCTGAGCAGCAGCTTTCTCGCCAGTTGCCCCTTGGCGGTGGCTTATGCGCTGTTCGAGCGCCACGCTCTGCAACCGGCGGCACAGCGCGCCTTTGCCCAGCCGGTGGTGCAGGTCGATCACCTGGGCAGCTTTGCCTGTCGCAACATGTACAACCGCAAGAATGGCCGCCTGAGCCAGCACGCCACGGCCAATGCCCTGGATATCGCCGGCTTTCGCCTGGCGGACGGGCAGCGTATCCAGTTGCTCAAGGACTGGCCGGGGGAGGGCGTCAAAGCGAAGTTTTTAAGGGATGTGCACGCCAGTGCCTGCGACAGTTTCAACACGGTGCTGGGGCCTGAGTACAACGCCGCACACCGCAATCACTTTCACCTGGACATGGGCTTCTGGCAGATCTGCCGCTAA
- a CDS encoding DUF72 domain-containing protein — protein sequence MSLSTLPYFVGCPSWSENAWREYLYPAEAKTSDFLGLYSQVFNAVEGNTTFYARPAPATIERWAQLMPAHFRFTAKFPGDISHSGDLHAQLAAAQSFIELLKPLGARVAPYWLQLPATFGPARLSELVSFIDEAGVPIAVEVRNAAFFSKGEEERLLNRLLLERGVERICLDPRALFSCTSQTPEVLHAQSKKPRVPPRPTAFTQHPQIRFIGHPELAANEPFLLPWLDKVAAWIEEGRSPYVFLHTADNRLAAALARRFHQGLMERLPGLAALPELDRTPEAEQLGLL from the coding sequence ATGAGTCTGTCCACGCTGCCCTATTTTGTCGGTTGTCCGTCCTGGAGTGAAAACGCCTGGCGCGAGTACCTGTACCCGGCCGAGGCTAAAACCAGCGACTTCCTCGGCCTGTATAGCCAGGTCTTCAATGCCGTAGAAGGCAACACCACCTTTTATGCCCGCCCGGCACCGGCGACCATCGAACGCTGGGCGCAGCTGATGCCGGCGCACTTTCGCTTCACCGCCAAGTTCCCCGGCGACATCAGCCACAGCGGTGACCTGCACGCTCAACTGGCCGCCGCCCAGTCCTTCATCGAATTGCTCAAGCCCCTTGGCGCACGGGTTGCGCCGTACTGGCTGCAATTGCCGGCAACCTTCGGCCCGGCGCGCCTGAGCGAGCTAGTGAGCTTTATCGACGAGGCTGGCGTGCCCATCGCCGTGGAGGTGCGCAACGCGGCGTTCTTCAGCAAGGGCGAGGAAGAGCGCCTGCTCAACCGCCTGCTGCTTGAGCGTGGTGTGGAGCGCATCTGTCTCGACCCTCGCGCGTTGTTCAGTTGTACTTCACAGACGCCCGAGGTGCTCCACGCCCAGTCGAAAAAACCGCGCGTGCCGCCTCGCCCGACCGCCTTTACCCAGCACCCGCAGATCCGCTTCATCGGCCACCCGGAACTGGCCGCCAACGAGCCGTTCCTGCTGCCGTGGCTGGACAAGGTCGCGGCCTGGATCGAGGAGGGGCGCAGCCCCTATGTTTTCCTGCATACTGCCGACAATCGCCTGGCCGCCGCCTTGGCCCGGCGTTTTCATCAAGGCCTGATGGAGCGCCTGCCGGGGCTTGCGGCCTTGCCTGAACTGGACCGCACGCCAGAAGCCGAACAACTCGGCCTGCTCTGA
- a CDS encoding isocitrate lyase/phosphoenolpyruvate mutase family protein: MDVQTLRAEAFKALHERDGAFVIPNPWDAGSAKLLASLGFEALATTSAGLAFSLGRPDAEGAMSLDETLVNARAIVDATALPVAADLENGFSDDPKGCAEAILQGAAIGLVGGSIEDASGNADEPIYSFYHAVERVEAAVTAARSLDFPFMLCARAENLLHGRMDLDDTIARLQAFAEAGADVLYAPGLRTAEEIRRVVQAVAPKPVNVLMGLSGVRLSFADVQALGVKRISVGSSLARAAYGAFFNAAQQIHDQGCFDYADQALSFDQLNQLFRR; the protein is encoded by the coding sequence ATGGATGTGCAAACCCTGCGTGCCGAAGCCTTCAAAGCCCTGCATGAGCGCGATGGCGCCTTTGTCATTCCCAACCCTTGGGATGCCGGCTCGGCCAAGCTGCTGGCCAGCCTCGGCTTCGAGGCGTTGGCCACCACCAGCGCCGGCCTGGCGTTCTCCCTGGGGCGGCCAGATGCCGAAGGGGCGATGAGCCTGGATGAAACCCTGGTCAATGCCCGCGCCATTGTCGATGCCACGGCATTGCCGGTGGCTGCCGACCTTGAGAACGGTTTCAGCGACGACCCCAAGGGCTGTGCCGAGGCGATCCTGCAGGGCGCCGCCATTGGCCTGGTGGGCGGCTCGATCGAGGATGCCAGCGGCAATGCCGACGAGCCAATCTACAGCTTCTATCACGCCGTGGAGCGGGTCGAGGCGGCCGTCACCGCCGCGCGCAGCCTGGACTTTCCGTTCATGCTCTGTGCCCGCGCGGAAAACCTGCTGCACGGGCGCATGGACCTGGACGACACCATCGCCCGCCTGCAGGCCTTCGCCGAAGCCGGTGCCGATGTGCTGTATGCGCCGGGCTTGCGTACGGCCGAGGAGATCCGTCGGGTGGTCCAGGCGGTGGCGCCGAAGCCGGTCAATGTGCTGATGGGCCTGAGCGGTGTGCGCTTGAGTTTTGCCGACGTTCAAGCGCTGGGGGTCAAGCGTATCAGCGTCGGCTCATCGCTGGCGCGGGCCGCCTATGGGGCGTTTTTCAACGCTGCGCAGCAGATTCATGATCAAGGCTGTTTTGACTACGCCGACCAGGCGCTGTCGTTCGACCAGCTCAACCAGTTGTTCAGGCGCTGA
- a CDS encoding class I SAM-dependent methyltransferase yields the protein MVEQLADGGIRVEALTADYQAQAGEWARRLGLPLSDDNAGFAVQIGADGLQIQQLGAQAPGPVRVDFVEGAAAHRRVFGGGSGQMIAKAVGVAQGVRPQVLDATAGLGKDAFVLASLGCQMTLIERQPLVAALLEDGLARARSDAEVGPIVARMQLLTGNAIERMRTWQGEPPQVIYLDPMFPHRDKSALVKKEMRVFRPLVGDDLDAPALLEAALALASHRVVVKRPRKAPIIDGPKPSHCLEGKSSRYDIYPKKALKA from the coding sequence ATGGTGGAGCAACTGGCTGACGGCGGCATCCGGGTCGAGGCATTGACGGCCGATTATCAGGCCCAGGCTGGCGAGTGGGCGCGGCGTCTGGGATTGCCGCTGAGCGATGACAATGCAGGCTTTGCCGTGCAGATCGGCGCCGATGGCCTGCAGATCCAGCAGCTCGGTGCGCAGGCGCCGGGGCCGGTGCGGGTGGATTTTGTCGAAGGCGCGGCGGCGCACCGGCGGGTGTTCGGCGGCGGCAGCGGGCAGATGATCGCCAAGGCCGTGGGCGTCGCCCAGGGCGTGCGCCCGCAGGTGCTCGATGCCACGGCGGGGCTGGGCAAGGACGCTTTCGTGCTGGCGAGCCTCGGTTGCCAGATGACCCTGATCGAGCGCCAGCCGCTGGTCGCGGCCTTGCTCGAAGACGGCCTGGCCCGCGCCCGCAGCGATGCCGAGGTGGGCCCGATCGTTGCGCGCATGCAACTGCTCACCGGCAATGCCATCGAGCGTATGCGCACCTGGCAGGGTGAGCCGCCGCAGGTGATCTACCTCGACCCGATGTTCCCTCATCGCGACAAGAGCGCCCTGGTAAAAAAGGAAATGCGCGTGTTCCGCCCGCTGGTTGGTGACGACCTCGACGCCCCGGCGCTGCTCGAAGCCGCCCTGGCCCTGGCCAGCCACCGGGTGGTGGTCAAGCGCCCGCGCAAGGCGCCGATCATCGACGGGCCCAAGCCCAGCCACTGCCTGGAAGGCAAATCCAGCCGCTACGACATCTATCCGAAAAAAGCCCTCAAGGCTTAA